A single window of Campylobacter concisus DNA harbors:
- a CDS encoding cyclic pyranopterin monophosphate synthase accessory protein translates to MLTHLDEKDRPKMVDVSPKDPTKRVATASGIIKMSKEAFRAIKENTGKKGPVIQTAVVAAIMGAKKTSELIPMCHPLAILGVDCDIEELSEICAFKLYVSVKIEGKTGVEMEALTGVSVGLLTIYDMVKAIDKSMEISNIVLESKTGGKSGEYMRSK, encoded by the coding sequence ATGCTAACGCATTTAGATGAGAAAGATCGTCCAAAAATGGTCGATGTGAGCCCAAAAGATCCTACAAAAAGAGTAGCAACTGCTAGCGGGATCATCAAGATGAGCAAAGAGGCTTTTAGAGCGATAAAAGAAAATACTGGCAAAAAAGGCCCGGTCATCCAAACAGCTGTCGTTGCTGCGATAATGGGTGCAAAAAAGACAAGTGAGTTAATCCCGATGTGCCATCCACTAGCTATTTTAGGCGTGGATTGTGATATCGAAGAGCTATCTGAAATTTGTGCTTTTAAGCTTTATGTGAGTGTAAAAATAGAGGGCAAAACAGGCGTTGAGATGGAGGCATTAACTGGCGTAAGCGTGGGACTTTTGACCATTTATGATATGGTAAAAGCTATAGATAAAAGCATGGAAATAAGTAATATCGTATTAGAGAGTAAAACAGGAGGAAAAAGTGGCGAGTATATGCGATCTAAATAA
- a CDS encoding histidine kinase has product MIDYKKIGIKHFKRSKFKEAIFYFSLAYEKTQDKNLLFLIQICSLGEKNAEEAKLLFDYFMDKLRAGEDDEGMDEILKILESRLASDEYFEEQDAISYEDFKKAVYKDGSFKKVFENIMFSTKVMISNKDDFLEFLENLIKNDFIEMSMNYLESAAVMFGGDERIDQLFKEIQKRQNDENISRK; this is encoded by the coding sequence TTGATAGATTATAAAAAAATAGGCATTAAACACTTTAAACGCTCAAAATTTAAAGAAGCGATCTTTTACTTCTCTCTAGCTTACGAAAAGACACAGGATAAAAATTTACTATTTTTGATACAAATTTGCTCCCTTGGCGAGAAAAATGCAGAGGAAGCAAAACTTTTATTTGACTATTTTATGGATAAACTAAGAGCTGGCGAAGATGATGAAGGAATGGATGAAATTTTAAAAATTTTAGAATCAAGATTGGCTAGCGATGAGTATTTTGAAGAGCAAGACGCGATCAGCTACGAGGACTTTAAAAAGGCTGTTTATAAGGACGGGAGCTTCAAAAAAGTCTTTGAAAATATCATGTTCTCAACCAAGGTAATGATCTCAAACAAAGATGATTTTTTAGAATTTTTGGAAAATTTGATAAAAAATGACTTTATCGAAATGAGCATGAACTACCTTGAGAGTGCGGCGGTGATGTTTGGCGGCGACGAGCGTATAGATCAGCTTTTTAAAGAGATACAAAAAAGACAAAACGATGAAAATATCAGTAGAAAATAG
- a CDS encoding ABC transporter ATP-binding protein: MIEILNLSKHFFINDKRIDVLKELNLSIKKNKITVILGRSGCGKTTLLRLIAGLEGVSLGEIKFKEQAKIGFVFQEPRLMPFLNVYENIVFALKKHEIDEAKIDRLISMIGLSDFKFAAVSQLSGGMSSRVSLARVLAYEANLILMDEPFAALDAFTRASMQAEILKLQAGKTIIFVTHNVDEALYLADEIILLEKGGMKSSYDLSNLAKPRDLLCDELINLKRKILSEI; encoded by the coding sequence ATGATAGAAATTTTAAATTTATCCAAGCATTTTTTTATTAATGACAAGCGTATCGACGTTCTAAAAGAGCTAAATTTAAGCATAAAAAAGAATAAGATCACTGTAATACTTGGCAGAAGTGGTTGCGGTAAAACGACTCTTTTAAGGCTTATTGCTGGACTTGAGGGTGTAAGCCTTGGCGAGATAAAATTTAAAGAGCAAGCAAAGATTGGCTTCGTCTTTCAAGAGCCTAGACTAATGCCTTTTTTAAATGTCTATGAAAATATCGTATTTGCGCTTAAAAAGCATGAGATAGACGAGGCAAAAATAGATAGGCTCATATCAATGATAGGGCTTAGCGACTTTAAATTTGCCGCTGTTTCGCAGCTATCTGGCGGCATGAGCTCGCGCGTTTCTCTTGCTAGAGTGCTTGCATACGAAGCAAATTTGATCCTTATGGATGAGCCATTTGCAGCACTTGATGCTTTTACGAGAGCCAGCATGCAGGCTGAAATTTTAAAGCTTCAAGCTGGTAAAACCATCATTTTTGTCACTCATAATGTCGATGAAGCTCTATATTTAGCAGACGAGATAATTTTGCTTGAAAAAGGTGGGATGAAATCAAGCTATGACCTGTCAAATCTAGCTAAGCCAAGAGATTTGCTTTGCGATGAGCTAATAAACTTAAAGCGTAAAATTTTGAGTGAAATTTAG
- a CDS encoding 30S ribosomal protein S13 — MARIAGVDLPNKKRIEYGLTYIYGIGLYKSRQILDAAGISYDKRVYELSEDEAAAIRKEIQEHHIVEGDLRKQVAMDIKALMDLGSYRGLRHRKGLPVRGQKTKTNARTRKGRRKTVGAATK, encoded by the coding sequence ATGGCACGTATTGCAGGTGTAGATTTACCAAACAAAAAGAGAATAGAGTATGGTTTGACTTATATCTATGGTATAGGTCTTTATAAATCTCGTCAAATTCTTGACGCAGCTGGAATTTCTTATGACAAGAGAGTCTATGAGCTTAGTGAAGACGAAGCGGCAGCTATTCGTAAAGAAATTCAAGAGCATCATATCGTTGAGGGTGATTTGAGAAAACAAGTTGCTATGGATATCAAAGCTCTTATGGATCTTGGAAGTTATAGAGGTCTTCGCCACAGAAAAGGTCTTCCTGTTCGTGGTCAAAAGACTAAAACTAATGCTAGAACCAGAAAAGGCAGACGTAAAACTGTCGGTGCAGCTACTAAGTAA
- a CDS encoding aspartate 1-decarboxylase, translating into MNIEILASKIHRAVVTDANLNYVGSISIGEELIKAANLIENQKVEILDVNNGERFATYVIKGKKGEICLNGAAARKVCVGDVVIIVAYASMKFKKAKKFKPTIVHVNNKNEIIKE; encoded by the coding sequence ATGAATATAGAAATTTTAGCTAGTAAGATCCACAGAGCCGTCGTAACAGACGCAAATTTAAACTATGTTGGCTCGATCAGCATCGGCGAGGAGCTTATAAAGGCTGCAAATTTGATAGAAAATCAAAAGGTTGAAATTTTAGACGTAAATAATGGCGAGAGATTCGCTACCTACGTGATAAAGGGCAAAAAAGGCGAAATTTGCCTAAACGGCGCAGCTGCTAGAAAAGTCTGCGTAGGAGACGTGGTCATTATCGTGGCTTACGCTAGCATGAAATTTAAAAAAGCTAAGAAATTTAAGCCAACCATCGTGCATGTAAATAACAAAAACGAGATCATAAAGGAGTAG
- a CDS encoding undecaprenyl-diphosphatase, with translation MEISHVIVLALVQGISEFLPISSSAHLILVPKLLGWPDQGLAFDVAVHVGTLSAILFYFKDTIFKLLRDFFASIAQRKMVGDSLLVWCVGFATIPVGIFGLLFNNIIEEYARSGVVIAITTIVFGIALYFADLRSSNKSEYEMTIKFALIIGLAQAVALIPGVSRSGVTMTAALFLGFSHKGSANFSFLMSIPVIILAGGLESIKLIKDPNALPWSDIALGVIISAVSAYLCVKLFMGIISRIRMLPFVIYRLILGVFLLYLFL, from the coding sequence ATGGAAATTTCTCACGTTATCGTTTTGGCTTTGGTGCAAGGTATAAGCGAATTTTTACCGATATCTAGCTCGGCTCATCTTATCTTGGTGCCAAAGCTACTTGGCTGGCCAGATCAAGGGCTTGCCTTTGACGTGGCAGTGCACGTTGGTACGCTAAGTGCGATACTTTTTTATTTTAAAGATACGATTTTTAAGCTACTTCGTGACTTTTTTGCCTCGATCGCACAACGAAAGATGGTAGGTGATAGCTTGCTTGTTTGGTGTGTGGGCTTTGCTACCATTCCAGTGGGGATCTTTGGGCTTTTATTTAACAACATTATCGAAGAATACGCAAGAAGCGGCGTTGTGATCGCTATTACTACGATCGTCTTTGGCATAGCACTTTACTTTGCTGATCTTCGCTCATCAAACAAAAGCGAATATGAAATGACCATCAAATTTGCTCTTATCATAGGCTTAGCACAAGCCGTGGCGCTCATCCCTGGCGTCTCAAGATCAGGTGTGACGATGACAGCAGCCTTATTTTTAGGTTTTAGCCATAAGGGTAGTGCAAATTTCTCATTTTTGATGTCGATCCCAGTCATCATCCTAGCCGGCGGACTTGAGAGCATCAAGCTCATAAAAGACCCAAATGCGCTTCCTTGGAGCGATATTGCCCTTGGTGTCATTATAAGTGCAGTTAGCGCTTATCTTTGCGTTAAGCTATTTATGGGTATCATCTCAAGAATCAGGATGTTGCCCTTTGTCATCTACCGCTTGATTTTGGGAGTATTTTTACTTTATCTATTTTTGTGA
- a CDS encoding ATP-dependent protease: MRFLLCISLFLITAFAQQLGCFINESNQSIVFIKDGQIKNLDLKDTIYKNQECGNDGESFYIANLNNEIIEVANERNFLFAMPNVGCKISQITAIKNKIYVACDMANEVSIGVFDKNLNKLLTKNYKDVYKISSLLPIDDELFFTSFNGKAFLLDKELNLKEKKRVGFAPLSACKFKGNDILLGFRDGEILDFKSGIKKQVLKSKISALACMEDEIFIGDGDGVVYKFDKDLKLKGQKALFNNEIKRIFIDKGVLNGVNLYNEIKSLEINSF, encoded by the coding sequence ATGAGATTTCTGCTTTGTATAAGTTTATTTTTGATAACAGCTTTTGCCCAGCAATTAGGCTGCTTTATTAATGAAAGCAACCAAAGCATCGTTTTTATAAAAGATGGGCAGATTAAAAATTTGGATCTAAAAGATACGATTTATAAAAATCAAGAGTGCGGAAATGATGGAGAATCCTTTTATATCGCAAATTTAAATAATGAGATTATCGAGGTGGCAAATGAGAGAAATTTTTTATTTGCCATGCCAAATGTCGGCTGTAAAATTTCGCAAATTACGGCAATTAAAAATAAAATTTACGTAGCTTGCGATATGGCAAATGAAGTCAGCATAGGCGTTTTTGATAAAAATCTAAATAAACTTTTAACTAAAAATTATAAAGATGTTTATAAAATTTCAAGCCTTTTGCCAATTGATGACGAGCTATTTTTTACAAGCTTTAATGGCAAAGCATTTTTGCTTGATAAAGAGCTTAATTTAAAAGAGAAAAAGCGTGTTGGCTTTGCTCCACTTAGTGCCTGTAAATTTAAAGGGAATGATATTTTGCTTGGCTTTAGAGATGGAGAAATTTTAGATTTTAAAAGTGGAATTAAAAAGCAAGTTTTAAAATCTAAAATTTCAGCTCTTGCGTGTATGGAGGATGAAATTTTTATAGGTGATGGGGATGGAGTAGTCTATAAATTTGACAAAGATCTTAAACTAAAAGGACAAAAGGCTCTTTTTAATAATGAGATAAAAAGAATTTTTATAGATAAAGGCGTCTTAAATGGCGTAAATTTATACAATGAGATAAAGAGTTTAGAGATAAATTCATTTTAA
- a CDS encoding type I methionyl aminopeptidase gives MAITLKRPAEIEKMRAANKIVARTLDYISTIIKPGISLLEIDKICEDMIRAAGAKPAFKGLYGFPNAACISVNEVVIHGIPNEYKLKEGDIVSVDIGSNLDGYFGDSARTFGVGKISKEDEALIACSKDALYFAIDFIRAGMHFKEICYELEKFILGRGYVPLRGYCGHGIGRRPHEEPEIPNYLEGHNPKAGPKIKDGMVFCIEPMICQKDGTPVLGSDNWKVTSKDGLRTSHYEHCMAIVNGKAEILSQA, from the coding sequence ATGGCTATCACGCTAAAAAGACCAGCTGAGATAGAGAAAATGAGAGCGGCGAACAAGATCGTCGCTCGAACTCTTGATTACATTTCTACGATTATAAAGCCTGGAATTTCCCTTCTTGAGATAGATAAAATTTGTGAAGATATGATAAGGGCTGCTGGGGCAAAACCTGCTTTTAAAGGTCTTTATGGCTTCCCAAATGCAGCTTGCATAAGCGTCAATGAAGTGGTGATCCACGGAATTCCAAATGAATACAAACTAAAAGAGGGCGATATCGTTAGTGTTGATATTGGCTCAAATTTAGATGGTTATTTTGGTGATTCAGCTAGGACTTTTGGGGTTGGTAAAATTTCAAAAGAAGATGAAGCCTTGATAGCTTGCTCAAAAGATGCACTATATTTTGCGATAGATTTCATAAGAGCTGGTATGCATTTTAAAGAAATTTGCTACGAGCTTGAGAAATTTATACTAGGTAGAGGCTATGTGCCTTTGCGTGGATATTGTGGTCACGGTATAGGTAGAAGGCCACACGAAGAGCCAGAAATTCCAAACTACCTTGAGGGACATAACCCAAAAGCCGGACCAAAGATAAAAGATGGAATGGTTTTTTGTATAGAGCCGATGATCTGCCAAAAAGACGGCACGCCAGTTTTAGGAAGCGATAACTGGAAAGTAACCTCAAAAGATGGTTTAAGAACCAGCCATTATGAGCATTGTATGGCGATAGTTAATGGCAAAGCCGAAATTTTAAGCCAAGCATAA
- a CDS encoding 50S ribosomal protein L17 yields the protein MRHKHGYRKLGRTSSHRSALLKNLAIAIIKSEKIETTLPKAKELRSYVEKLITRAKKGDSNAHRAVFASLQDKETTNKLVTEVAPKFKERNGGYTRIIKTRVRRGDAAEMAYIELVVE from the coding sequence ATGAGACATAAACACGGATATCGCAAACTTGGTAGAACGTCATCTCATAGATCTGCATTGCTTAAAAATTTGGCGATAGCTATCATCAAAAGTGAAAAGATAGAGACGACTTTACCAAAAGCAAAAGAGCTTAGAAGCTATGTTGAAAAGCTAATCACAAGAGCTAAAAAAGGTGACTCTAATGCTCATAGAGCAGTATTTGCTTCTTTACAAGACAAAGAAACAACAAATAAATTAGTTACTGAAGTAGCTCCAAAATTCAAAGAGCGCAATGGTGGCTATACAAGAATCATCAAGACTCGTGTTCGCAGAGGCGACGCGGCAGAGATGGCTTATATAGAGCTAGTAGTTGAATAA
- a CDS encoding 30S ribosomal protein S11 produces the protein MAKRKIVKKKVVRKSIAKGIVYISATFNNTMVTVTDEMGNAIAWSSAGGLGFKGSKKSTPYAAQQAVEDALNKAKEHGIKEVGIKVQGPGSGRETAVKSVGTVEGIKVSFFKDITPLPHNGCRPPKRRRV, from the coding sequence ATGGCGAAAAGAAAAATTGTTAAGAAAAAAGTAGTTAGAAAAAGTATAGCCAAAGGTATCGTTTATATCAGTGCAACATTTAACAATACTATGGTAACTGTAACTGATGAAATGGGAAATGCTATTGCATGGAGTAGTGCAGGTGGCTTAGGCTTTAAAGGTAGTAAAAAATCAACTCCTTATGCAGCCCAACAGGCAGTTGAAGATGCTCTAAATAAGGCAAAAGAGCATGGTATAAAAGAAGTTGGTATTAAGGTTCAAGGTCCAGGTAGCGGACGTGAAACGGCTGTTAAAAGTGTAGGAACTGTTGAAGGAATTAAAGTATCTTTCTTTAAAGACATTACACCTTTACCACACAATGGTTGTAGACCGCCAAAACGCCGCCGCGTATAA
- a CDS encoding 30S ribosomal protein S4, whose protein sequence is MARYTGPVEKLERRLGVSLALKGERRLAGKSAFEKRPYAPGQHGQRRAKISEYGLQLREKQKAKFMYGVSEKQFRRLFQEAARREGNTGALLVQLLEQRLDNVVYRMGFATTRRFARQLVTHGHILVNGKRVDIPSYRVEPGAKVEIVEKSKNNPQIVRAIDLTAQTGIVAWVDVEKEKKFGIFTRNPEREEVIIPVEERFIVELYSK, encoded by the coding sequence ATGGCTAGATATACAGGACCTGTTGAAAAATTAGAAAGACGTCTTGGTGTGTCTCTTGCGTTAAAAGGCGAAAGAAGACTTGCTGGTAAAAGTGCTTTTGAAAAAAGACCTTATGCGCCAGGACAACATGGACAAAGAAGAGCAAAAATAAGCGAATATGGCTTACAACTTCGTGAGAAACAAAAAGCTAAATTTATGTACGGTGTTTCAGAGAAACAATTTAGAAGATTGTTCCAAGAAGCAGCACGCCGCGAGGGCAATACTGGTGCCCTTTTGGTTCAACTACTAGAGCAAAGATTAGATAATGTTGTTTACAGAATGGGCTTTGCAACAACTCGTCGTTTTGCTCGCCAGCTTGTAACTCACGGACATATTTTAGTAAATGGCAAGAGAGTGGACATCCCATCTTATAGAGTTGAGCCAGGTGCAAAAGTAGAGATTGTTGAAAAATCTAAAAACAATCCACAAATTGTTCGTGCGATAGATCTTACAGCACAAACTGGTATTGTTGCTTGGGTAGATGTTGAAAAAGAGAAAAAATTTGGAATTTTCACTAGAAATCCAGAAAGAGAAGAGGTTATCATTCCTGTTGAGGAAAGATTTATAGTAGAGCTTTATTCAAAATAA
- the infA gene encoding translation initiation factor IF-1 (stimulates the activities of the other two initiation factors, IF-2 and IF-3), with amino-acid sequence MAKDDVIEIDGNVVEALPNATFKVELDNKHIILCHIAGKMRMHYIKIMPGDRVKVELTPYSLDKGRITYRYK; translated from the coding sequence GTGGCAAAAGACGATGTCATTGAGATTGATGGAAATGTTGTTGAAGCACTGCCAAATGCAACTTTTAAAGTTGAGCTTGACAACAAACATATAATTTTATGTCATATCGCCGGTAAGATGAGAATGCATTATATAAAGATAATGCCTGGCGACCGAGTAAAAGTAGAACTTACGCCATATAGCCTAGACAAGGGCAGGATCACTTATAGATATAAGTAA
- a CDS encoding geranyl transferase, producing MSLLEDFVKFLNVNLPKAPSFHPYYEEALGVMLKAGGKHFRALLLLGVVESVDKSLTQKAMRVALGLEMMHTYSLIHDDLPSMDNASLRRGTPTLHVTYDETTAILAGDALNTHAFYEISHADLPAETRIKCVEILSQNAGVSGMVLGQALDCFFENTNKEDIKRAKAKFGLSGKMLNLDELVFLHIHKTAKLIAASLKMGAMIVNLDETECEKIYDIGLKLGLAFQIQDDIIDLTSDEAAAGKPVHNDLAKNSFTNLLGLEGAKKKKDELICEIEEALRQIDAGIAKMILELTDKHLR from the coding sequence ATGAGCCTACTTGAGGACTTCGTAAAATTTCTAAATGTAAATTTGCCAAAGGCGCCTAGCTTTCATCCTTATTATGAGGAGGCGCTTGGCGTTATGCTAAAGGCTGGAGGCAAGCACTTTAGGGCACTATTGCTTCTTGGCGTGGTGGAGAGCGTGGATAAAAGCCTCACGCAAAAGGCCATGAGAGTGGCTTTAGGGCTTGAGATGATGCACACTTATTCGCTCATTCATGATGATCTTCCTTCTATGGATAATGCAAGTCTAAGACGTGGCACACCAACGCTTCACGTAACCTACGACGAGACAACTGCGATACTTGCAGGGGATGCGCTAAATACGCATGCTTTTTATGAAATTTCACATGCCGATTTACCAGCTGAAACACGTATAAAATGCGTGGAAATTTTAAGCCAGAATGCTGGCGTTAGTGGCATGGTGCTGGGTCAGGCGCTGGATTGTTTTTTTGAAAATACGAACAAAGAGGACATCAAAAGAGCAAAGGCTAAATTTGGTCTCTCTGGCAAGATGCTAAACCTTGATGAGCTAGTATTTTTACACATCCACAAAACCGCAAAGCTCATTGCTGCAAGTCTAAAAATGGGCGCTATGATAGTAAATTTAGACGAAACAGAGTGTGAGAAGATTTATGATATCGGCCTAAAGCTTGGCCTTGCTTTTCAGATACAAGACGACATCATCGATCTTACAAGCGACGAGGCGGCCGCTGGAAAGCCTGTGCATAACGACCTAGCTAAAAATTCATTTACAAATTTACTTGGCCTTGAGGGCGCAAAAAAGAAAAAAGATGAGCTTATTTGCGAGATAGAAGAGGCGCTAAGGCAGATAGATGCTGGCATAGCAAAGATGATCTTGGAGCTTACAGATAAACACCTAAGATAA
- a CDS encoding ABC transporter substrate-binding protein codes for MRKFFKILCAASLLCLVANASELDKIGMTYVKSPLNVPSIVDKFKGFYAKSFGIPVEYSEITSGAKQTQALASNSLQFLNCVGGTSVILAAANKADIKIISAYSRAPEAFAIFAKDKGIKTAKDLKGKKIAGPKGTILNELLVRYLALGGLSINDVEFVSMSIPAAQAALENGSVDAALLAGPAAYNAKKSGLSVVTTGKGVITPVIVTATSGEFYKKHKDIVEKFKKAQDEILAFMKANEEEALKFTAEETGLSIEAVKRMYPQYDFSPKITPEDIKALEATQEFMLESKMIEQKVDIKSLLID; via the coding sequence ATGAGAAAGTTTTTTAAGATTTTGTGTGCGGCCTCTTTGCTTTGTCTAGTCGCAAACGCAAGTGAGCTAGATAAGATCGGTATGACCTATGTCAAATCGCCACTAAACGTCCCCTCAATCGTCGATAAATTTAAAGGCTTTTATGCTAAATCTTTTGGCATACCAGTTGAGTACTCTGAGATAACATCAGGTGCAAAGCAGACTCAAGCTCTAGCTTCAAATTCGCTCCAGTTTCTAAACTGCGTGGGCGGAACTTCAGTCATACTTGCCGCGGCAAATAAAGCTGACATAAAGATTATAAGTGCCTATTCAAGAGCACCTGAAGCTTTTGCGATATTTGCTAAAGATAAAGGCATAAAAACCGCCAAAGACTTAAAAGGTAAAAAAATAGCAGGGCCAAAAGGTACGATATTAAATGAGCTTTTGGTTAGGTATCTTGCTCTTGGCGGTCTAAGCATAAATGACGTAGAGTTCGTTTCTATGAGCATTCCAGCTGCACAAGCTGCACTTGAAAATGGCAGTGTCGATGCAGCACTTCTTGCTGGACCAGCTGCTTATAATGCTAAAAAATCAGGACTTAGTGTCGTAACAACAGGCAAGGGCGTCATCACTCCAGTCATCGTTACTGCCACAAGTGGAGAATTTTACAAAAAGCATAAAGATATAGTTGAAAAATTTAAAAAGGCTCAAGATGAAATTTTGGCTTTTATGAAAGCAAATGAGGAAGAGGCATTAAAATTTACAGCTGAAGAGACTGGGCTTAGCATAGAGGCGGTAAAGAGGATGTATCCGCAGTATGACTTTAGTCCAAAGATCACGCCTGAAGATATAAAAGCACTTGAGGCTACGCAAGAATTTATGCTCGAGAGTAAGATGATTGAACAAAAAGTAGATATAAAATCGCTTCTAATAGATTAA
- a CDS encoding ABC transporter permease codes for MIEIFKKSILILAIFALWQVVCELEIFTPYILPSPITTLKTMFDMSLSGELITHVAISFKRIFIGYILAFVLAFAFGGVAALFPKASIYYEWILEFFRNVPPLSLIAILVLWFGINETPKIIIIILASFFPMFLSISKGLTSCDVKLIEVGKIFCFSKFEIFYKIILKNAIKDIFVGMRIGFGYAMRAIVGAEMIAASSGLGYLILDAEELSRADRIFVGIFTIGICGVLIDRIFLFLISKFSLLRSEK; via the coding sequence GTGATAGAAATTTTTAAAAAGAGCATTTTGATCCTAGCGATCTTTGCCCTCTGGCAGGTCGTTTGTGAGCTAGAAATTTTCACACCTTATATCTTGCCAAGTCCTATTACGACACTTAAAACAATGTTTGATATGAGCTTAAGTGGTGAGCTAATAACGCATGTGGCGATTAGCTTTAAGCGTATATTTATTGGTTATATTTTGGCTTTTGTTTTGGCATTTGCTTTTGGCGGAGTGGCGGCGCTATTTCCAAAAGCTAGTATTTATTACGAGTGGATACTAGAGTTTTTTAGAAATGTTCCGCCGCTTAGCCTTATTGCTATTTTGGTACTTTGGTTTGGTATAAACGAAACACCAAAAATTATTATTATCATCCTAGCATCGTTTTTTCCAATGTTTTTAAGCATTTCAAAAGGGCTAACTAGCTGCGATGTGAAGCTTATTGAGGTTGGTAAAATTTTTTGTTTTAGTAAATTTGAAATTTTTTACAAAATCATCCTAAAAAATGCCATAAAAGATATTTTTGTCGGTATGCGCATAGGTTTTGGCTACGCGATGCGAGCGATTGTGGGAGCGGAGATGATCGCAGCTTCTAGCGGACTAGGCTATCTCATACTTGATGCTGAGGAGCTTTCGCGTGCAGATAGGATATTTGTTGGCATTTTTACGATAGGAATTTGCGGCGTACTCATAGATAGGATATTTTTATTTTTGATATCTAAATTTAGCCTTTTGCGAAGTGAAAAATGA
- a CDS encoding signal protein PDZ, which translates to MRLNYKFALAFLLSALCLNADPRPTQEDFNACFEKNKNSIVSVNKHFGVAITKNLIAVPKSEGAPLGEYVKFDPYLQLFLVRSSKELSPVVMADETNEERIKKSTWVGILNDANNTVMGHIKSLGQNLGDFDTLSFEYNATGEINTPCCKMIGIAVGADKFIPNRYLKHFVSYDDVYYGDIGVKFLQKEDKFFVGLVDPLGRGKMMMVDDELITINGIKPKSLRELNEMVLFAPKGAKLDIIVKRDREQLLFQVPVSGDVKFNQSLDIDAPSSLDLPNLNVMPKSPESLLDDKILVDYGITVDKNLVVTKVEPKSNADIFGIKIGDKILGYNKESVSNREELLEKISDLQNFVLLFSRNDFQFFARVPK; encoded by the coding sequence ATGAGACTAAATTATAAATTTGCCCTTGCTTTTTTGCTATCGGCGCTTTGCCTAAACGCCGATCCTAGGCCTACGCAAGAGGACTTTAACGCCTGCTTTGAAAAGAACAAAAACTCAATCGTCTCGGTAAATAAACACTTTGGCGTGGCTATCACGAAAAATTTGATCGCAGTGCCAAAAAGCGAGGGAGCGCCACTTGGTGAATATGTCAAATTTGACCCATATTTGCAGCTCTTTTTGGTCCGCTCTAGCAAGGAGCTAAGCCCTGTCGTGATGGCTGATGAGACCAATGAAGAGCGCATAAAAAAGAGCACTTGGGTTGGCATCTTAAATGACGCAAACAACACCGTCATGGGTCACATCAAGTCTTTAGGGCAAAATTTAGGCGACTTTGACACGCTAAGCTTCGAGTATAACGCGACTGGCGAGATAAATACGCCTTGTTGTAAGATGATAGGCATAGCTGTTGGAGCTGATAAATTTATACCAAACCGCTATTTAAAGCACTTTGTATCTTACGATGACGTCTATTACGGCGATATCGGCGTGAAGTTCTTGCAAAAAGAGGATAAATTTTTTGTAGGGCTTGTTGATCCACTGGGTCGTGGCAAGATGATGATGGTTGATGATGAGCTTATTACGATAAATGGCATAAAACCAAAGAGCCTAAGAGAGCTAAATGAGATGGTGCTTTTTGCTCCAAAGGGCGCAAAACTGGACATCATCGTAAAACGCGATAGAGAGCAGCTGCTCTTTCAAGTGCCAGTAAGCGGGGATGTGAAATTTAACCAAAGCCTTGATATAGATGCCCCTTCAAGCCTTGATCTGCCAAATTTAAACGTCATGCCAAAGTCGCCTGAGAGCTTGCTTGATGATAAAATTTTGGTGGATTATGGTATCACGGTCGATAAAAATTTAGTCGTTACTAAGGTCGAGCCAAAGTCAAATGCCGACATCTTTGGCATCAAGATCGGCGATAAAATTTTAGGCTACAACAAAGAGAGCGTAAGCAACCGTGAGGAGCTTTTAGAAAAGATAAGCGATCTGCAAAATTTCGTGCTTTTATTTAGTAGAAATGACTTTCAGTTTTTTGCAAGAGTGCCAAAATGA